One Setaria viridis chromosome 3, Setaria_viridis_v4.0, whole genome shotgun sequence DNA window includes the following coding sequences:
- the LOC117849128 gene encoding uncharacterized protein, whose product MLNKSGFNWDENRKMLQCEKTQYEAHCKYHPEAKGLYGVAFPYYDSLAAVYGSDIATGEGAEGLSEAVENIEKELAVEGGNHQEEEEDRMSRETPRRSTDSASSSLKRRKTDRKGKDHVSATSSDPILDMLHEVQGDLKGVSTNIGKMAAVMEREVAVQEKNSKEDHQQKLREKATAELRKLGFTGSEQVKAASVFVRIPDQMSMLLTLDETLRREFILNMLGM is encoded by the exons ATGCTTAACAAAAGTGGCTTCAACTGGGATGAGAATAGAAAGATGCTTCAATGTGAAAAAACACAATATGAAGCACATTGTAAG TATCATCCTGAAGCGAAGGGCCTATATGGTGTTGCTTTCCCTTATTATGATTCATTGGCTGCCGTATATGGGAGTGACATAGCTACTGGTGAAGGTGCAGAAGGGCTTAGCGAAGCAGTTGAAAATATAGAGAAAGAACTTGCAGTTGAAGGTGGTAACcatcaagaggaggaggaggatagaATGTCTAGAGAAACCCCTAGACGCTCTACTGACTCAGCTTCATCAAGCTTGAAGAGGCGGAAGACAGATAGGAAGGGAAAGGATCATGTATCTGCAACATCAAGTGACCCTATTTTGGACATGTTACATGAAGTTCAAGGTGATCTAAAGGGTGTGTCTACAAATATTGGGAAAATGGCAGCAGTGATGGAACGTGAGGTCGCTGTTCAAGAGAAAAATTCTAAAGAGGATCATCAACAGAAGTTAAGAGAAAAGGCTACAGCAGAGCTGCGCAAGCTTGGGTTCACAGGGAGCGAACAAGTCAAAGCTGCTAGTGTGTTTGTGAGAATTCCAGATCAAATGAGCATGCTGTTAACATTGGATGAGACACTGAGGAGAGAATTTATCCTAAACATGCTTGGTATGTGA
- the LOC117848486 gene encoding RNA demethylase ALKBH10B, producing the protein MTTGGMPGSPVGSAAGGPAAPEVAARDAVIGWFRGEFAAANAMIDALCGHLAQIGGGGGAEYEAAFAALHRRRANWFPVLHMQKFYPVADVTAELRRVADARAAAAAGSCCYSDEAASTVIHEPMEDLPAEPEPEPEQEQDPVQQDPAPAAEEADGGAVASPAAEYHEPDAEVDSSGDSSERKAASTEDDTVADGHHTDQGSQGEHSLPESYPICSDHEECIARPERIKIQKGFVAKESVKGHMVNVVKGLKIYEDVFTTSEIMKVADFINEIRQAGRNGELSGETFIFFNKQIKGNKREIIQLGVPLFQPTTEEANCHIEPIPLVLQAVIDHLVLWRLIPESRKPNSVIINFFDEDEHSQPYFKPPHLDNPISTLLLSETTMAFGRSLVTDSNGNYKGPLTLSLKQGSLLVMRGNSADMARHVVCPSSNRRVSITFARVRPSTPVDLSPLPSPTKAMTPWQPQPAVAAQVTAPGCMAQKAPVGGAIIGYATAPQAVLTPAAWGMAVRAPVMMVAAAPGRPMVMASSGSGGGGGNVGKRMGRSGTGVFLPWTVGPKRYNKHLPPRIQKRRFSAMMSPIEAQG; encoded by the exons ATGACGACGGGGGGCATGCCGGGGTCGCCGGTGGGCTCGGCCGCGGGCGGCCccgcggcgccggaggtggcggcgagggaCGCGGTGATCGGGTGGTTCCGCGGCGAGTTCGCGGCGGCCAACGCCATGATCGACGCGCTGTGCGGCCACCTCGCgcagatcggcggcggcggcggggccgagtacgaggccgccttcgccgcgctccaccgccgccgcgccaacTGGTTCCCCGTCCTCCACATGCAGAAGTTCTACCCCGTCGCCGACGTCACCGCCGAGCTGCGCCGCGTCGCggacgcccgcgccgccgcggccgcggggtcCTGCTGCTACTCCGACGAGGCCGCGTCCACGGTGATCCACGAGCCCATGGAGGACCTCCCCgccgagccggagccggagccggagcaggagcaggatcCCGTACAGCAGGATCCGGCAccggcggccgaggaggccgacggcggcgccgtcgccagCCCCGCCGCGGAGTACCACGAGCCGGACGCGGAGGTGGATTCCTCGGGAGATTCGTCGGAGCGGAAGGCCGCCTCGACGGAAGACGACACCGTCGCTGACGGAC ATCATACTGATCAAGGATCTCAAGGGGAACACAGCCTACCAGAGAGCTATCCCATCTGCTCTGACCATGAGGAGTGCATTGCCCGTCCCGAGAGGATCAAGATCCAGAAAGGCTTCGTGGCCAAGGAGTCTGTGAAGGGGCACATG GTTAATGTTGTGAAAGGCTTGAAGATATATGAAGATGTGTTTACAACATCAGAGATCATGAAAGTTGCAGATTTCATCAATGAAATTCGTCAGGCTGGCAGAAATGGAGAACTTTCAG GTGAAACCTTCATATTCTTCAACAAGCAGATCAAAGGAAACAAAAGGGAGATCATTCAGCTAGGTGTCCCATTATTTCAACCTACCACCGAGGAAGCTAATT GTCACATAGAACCAATCCCCCTCGTCCTGCAGGCTGTCATTGACCACCTTGTTCTTTGGCGTTTAATACCAGAAAGCAGGAAACCAAACAGTGTCATCATCAATTTCTTCGATGAG gatgaacACTCTCAGCCCTACTTCAAGCCTCCTCATCTGGACAACCCAATTTCCACTCTTCTGCTTTCTGAGACTACAATGGCATTTGGCAGGTCACTTGTCACTGACAGCAACGGCAACTACAAGGGGCCCCTCACACTTTCACTAAAGCAAGG GTCCCTCCTAGTGATGCGTGGGAACAGCGCGGACATGGCGCGCCACGTGGTGTGCCCGTCGTCCAACCGGCGCGTGAGTATCACGTTCGCGCGGGTGAGGCCGTCCACGCCGGTGGACCTGAGCCCGCTTCCGTCGCCCACCAAGGCTATGACGCCCTGGCAGCCGCAGCCGGCCGTGGCCGCCCAGGTGACGGCGCCCGGTTGCATGGCGCAGAAGGCTCCCGTCGGCGGCGCCATCATCGGGTACGCCACGGCGCCACAGGCCGTGCTGACGCCGGCCGCGTGGGGCATGGCCGTGCGCGCCCCCGTcatgatggtggcggcggcgcccgggagACCCATGGTGATGGCCTCCtctggctccggcggcggcggcggcaacgtcGGCAAGCGGATGGGCCGCAGCGGCACCGGCGTGTTCCTGCCGTGGACGGTCGGGCCGAAGAGGTACAACAAGCACCTCCCGCCGCGCATCCAGAAGCGCCGGTTCTCGGCGATGATGTCGCCCATCGAGGCGCAGGGCTGA
- the LOC117848490 gene encoding uncharacterized protein: protein MTSLCLYRLSKITPCSLSPRLQQLSRDAIVSAARRGAMPPAALLPLAPSPLHPNQRRHLSRCGASRRGFTVHTAIAIASASAAASAAEAPPSPSPPPSPQTQAPPSKQGSPVLGGIANTRSWSQYYGSGFSIRVPPSFDDILEPEDYNAGMTYYGDKAKPRAYAARFASPDRDEIVSVVIKPSNQLKITFLEAKDITDLGTLKEASKIFVPAGAKVFSARTIKVKDEEDIRTYYFYEFGLDKQHVALMATVNSGKTYIAGATAPETKWGDDGVKLRSAAVSLSVS from the exons ATGACTAGCCTCTGCCTCTACCGCTTATCCAAAATCACCCCGTGCTCCCTCTCGCCACGGCTCCAACAATTGTCCAGAGACGCCATCGTCtccgccgcccggcgcggcgccatgccccccgccgctctcctccCGCTCGCCCCGTCGCCGCTTCACCCGAACCAGCGGCGTCACCTCTCCCGCTGCGGCGCCTCGCGCCGCGGCTTCACCGTCCACACCGCCATCGCCAttgcctcggcctccgccgcggcctcggcAGCGGAGGCGCCGCCCTCCCCGTCTCCTCCCCCGTCGCCGCAAACGCAGGCGCCTCCCTCCAAACAGGGCTCCCCAGTGCTGGGCGGCATCGCGAACACGAGGTCGTGGTCGCAGTACTACGGCAGCGGCTTCTCCATCCGCGTGCCGCCGTCCTTCGACGACATCCTCGAGCCCGAG GACTACAACGCCGGGATGACGTACTACGGCGACAAGGCCAAGCCCCGGGCGTACGCGGCCCGCTTCGCGTCTCCAGATAG GGACGAAATCGTAAGTGTGGTGATTAAGCCGTCAAATCAGCTCAAGATCACATTTCTAGAG GCAAAAGATATAACTGACTTGGGCACTCTAAAGGAGGCATCAAAGATATTTGTACCTG CTGGTGCAAAAGTGTTCTCAGCTCGAACAATCAAAGTTAAGGACGAGGAGGATATTAG GACATATTACTTCTATGAATTTGGTCTGGACAAACAACATGTTGCTCTAATGGCTACTGTGAATAGTGGAAAG ACATACATTGCGGGCGCTACTGCTCCAGAGACGAAATGGGGTGACGACGGTGTGAAGTTACGATCGGCTGCCGTATCTCTGTCCGTTTCATGA
- the LOC117848489 gene encoding UPF0603 protein OsI_019212, chloroplastic gives METLLSPSTLFTPLRGTRSVSARSTVSCAALKKQQQVAALAASASSHGYSGSGGGRSWVSFLHHGLAAAALSLAISLGPAPAPAVASEFDVLNDGPPVDSYVVDDAGVLSRVTKSDVKRLARDLEERKNIRLNFITVRKLTSKADAFEYADQVLEKWYPTIEEGSNKGIIVLVTSQKEGAITGGPAFVQAVGDQILDATVSENLPVLATDEKYNEAIFSTAKRLAAAIDGLPDTGGPSFKENKRESNFKTKEETEEKRGQFTLVVGGLLVIAFVVPMAQYYAYVSKK, from the exons atggagaccctcctctccccctccaCATTGTTCACCCCTCTCCGCGGCACCAGGAGCGTCTCGGCCAGGTccaccgtctcctgcgccgcgctcaagaagcagcagcaggtggcggCTCTCGCCGCTTCCGCCTCCTCCCATGGGtactccggcagcggcggcggcaggagctgGGTGTCGTTCCTGCACCACGgcctggcggcggccgcgctgtCTCTGGCCATCAGCCTGggcccggcgcccgcgccggccgtggCATCCGAGTTCGACGTGCTGAACGACGGGCCCCCCGTGGACTCGTACGTGGTGGACGACGCCGGCGTGCTGAGCCGCGTGACCAAGTCCGACGTCAAGCGGCTGGCCCGCGACCTCGAGGAGCGCAAGAACATCCGCCTCAACTTCATCACCGTCCGCAAGCTCACG AGCAAAGCGGACGCGTTCGAGTACGCGGACCAGGTGCTGGAGAAGTGGTACCCGACGATTGAGGAGGGCAGCAACAAGGGCATCATCGTGCTCGTCACCAGCCAGAAGGAGGGCGCCATCACCGGCGGCCCCGCCTTCGTCCAGGCCGTCGGCGACCAGATCCTCGACGCCACCGTCTCCGAGAACCTCCCAG TGCTGGCGACGGACGAGAAGTACAACGAGGCGATCTTCAGCACGGCGaagcggctggcggcggcgatcgaCGGGCTGCCGGACACGGGCGGCCCGTCGTTCAAGGAGAACAAGAGGGAGTCCAACTTCAAGACCAAGGAGGAGACGGAGGAGAAGCGCGGGCAATTCACGCTCGTCGTCGGAGGCCTGCTCGTCATCGCCTTCGTCGTGCCCATGGCGCAGTACTACGCCTACGTGTCCAAGAAGTGA
- the LOC117848487 gene encoding GDSL esterase/lipase At1g54790 has protein sequence MRFSVVLLVVALLCLGGGGGGRVAASTDFNFPAVFNFGDSNSDTGGRVAAGFESILPPYGSTFFGGPAGRFCDGRLILDFLMEAMDMPLLNAYLDSLGTPSFRTGVNFAQAGCSITPANPTSVSPFSFGLQVKQFFAFKDKVAKLLSKGDLYRQYIPQDDNFSEGLYMFDIGQNDLAGQFYSKTEDQVIASIPTILLEFETGLKKLYDQGARKFWIHNTGPLGCLPQNIALFGKDPSQLDELHCVAKHNRAAKLFNLQLHALCTKLRGEFAGASITYVDIHTIKYNLIANYSRYGFEHATQTCCGYGGPPLNYDGRVPCGQTVSLNGKPVTAKGCSDSTEFVNWDGIHYTEAANFHIASQILTGKYSDPPFVDKMPFVIKPRF, from the exons ATGCGTTTCTCGGTGGTGCTCCTCGTCGTGGCCCTGCtctgcctcggcggcggcggtggaggtcgGGTGGCGGCGTCCACGGACTTCAACTTCCCGGCGGTGTTCAACTTCGGGGACTCCAACTCCGACACCGGcggccgcgtggccgccgggtTCGAGTCCATCCTCCCACCCTACGGCTCCACCTTCTTCGGAGGCCCCGCCGGCCGCTTCTGCGACGGCCGCCTCATCCTCGACTTCCTCA TGGAGGCAATGGATATGCCACTCCTCAATGCGTATTTGGATTCTCTTGGTACACCAAGCTTTCGGACTGGTGTTAATTTTGCTCAAGCTGGATGCTCAATCACACCAGCAAATCCAACATCTGTCAGCCCATTTTCATTTGGCCTTCAGGTGAAGCAATTCTTTGCCTTCAAGGACAAAGTTGCTAAGCTCCTGTCTAAAG GAGATCTGTACAGGCAATACATTCCTCAAGATGATAACTTTTCTGAGGGACTCTACATGTTTGATATTGGGCAAAATGATCTTGCTGGTCAATTCTATTCAAAAACAGAGGATCAAGTCATTGCATCCATTCCAACTATCTTGTTGGAATTCGAAACTGGGCTCAAG AAACTGTATGACCAAGGTGCTAGGAAATTCTGGATTCACAACACAGGCCCTCTCGGCTGCTTACCTCAAAACATAGCCTTGTTTGGCAAAGACCCATCCCAGCTAGATGAGCTTCACTGTGTAGCAAAGCACAATCGAGCTGCAAAACTTTTCAACTTACAGCTGCATGCATTATGCACAAAGTTGAGAGGTGAATTCGCTGGAGCCAGCATCACTTATGTGGACATCCACACCATCAAATATAACCTGATCGCCAACTACTCTCGATATG GGTTCGAGCATGCCACTCAAACATGCTGTGGATATGGAGGTCCACCCCTGAACTATGATGGTAGGGTACCATGTGGACAGACAGTGTCTTTGAATGGTAAACCTGTTACAGCGAAAGGGTGCAGTGACAGTACTGAATTCGTCAATTGGGATGGGATACATTACACTGAAGCTGCAAATTTCCACATTGCATCTCAGATACTGACCGGGAAATACTCTGATCCTCCGTTCGTCGACAAGATGCCATTCGTCATAAAACCTAGATTCTAA
- the LOC117847978 gene encoding 1-(5-phosphoribosyl)-5-[(5-phosphoribosylamino)methylideneamino] imidazole-4-carboxamide isomerase, chloroplastic, protein MASRCPARVPSPRSAPRHGWAGSRVSARPSKCRASGGRSVICAAVSFRPCIDIHKGKVKQIVGSTLRDSSNDGTALVTNFESDKSAAEFAKLYKEDELVGGHVIMLGADPASQASSLEALRAYPGGLQVGGGINLENAMLYLNEGASHVIVTSYVFSDGKMNIERLRKLVELVGKQRLVLDLSCRKKDGRYTIVTDRWQKFSDVFVDEPTLEYLAAYADEFLVHGVDVEGKRLGIDEELVELLGRHSPIPVTYAGGVSTMDDLERIKKAGKSRVDVTVGSALDIFGGDLPYKDVVLWHKKQSLVGQL, encoded by the exons ATGGCGTCGAGATGCCCGGCGAGGGTACCGTCTCCGCGGTCCGCGCCGCGGCACGGCTGGGCGGGATCGCGAGTTTCGGCCCGCCCGTCGAAATGCAGGGCCTCGG GAGGACGTTCCGTCATCTGTGCCGCTGTTAGCTTCAGGCCATGCATTGACATACACAAG GGGAAAGTTAAACAGATTGTTGGCTCTACTCTTCGGGATTCATCAAATGATGGCACAGCACTTGTGACAAACTTTGAATCAGACAAATCTGCTGCAGAATTTGCAAAACTCTATAAAGAAGATGAACTTGTTGGCGGACATGTTATAATGCTTGGCGCGGATCCTGCAAGCCAGGCTTCATCACTGGAGGCGCTACGAGCATATCCTG GTGGTTTGCAAGTGGGAGGTGGAATAAATTTGGAGAATGCAATGTTGTACCTTAATGAAGGGGCAAGTCATGTGATAGTAACCTCA TATGTGTTTAGCGATGGCAAGATGAACATTGAAAGGCTAAGGAAACTTGTTGAGCTGGTTGGGAAACAGAGGCTTGTGTTGGACCTTAGTTGTCGAAAAAAG GATGGCAGATATACCATTGTAACTGACAGGTGGCAGAAGTTCAGTGATGTATTTGTGGATGAACCTACATTAGAATATCTTGCTGCCTATGCAGATGAGTTTTTGGTTCATGGTGTTGATGTGGAGGGTAAAAG GTTGGGAATTGATGAGGAACTTGTGGAACTATTGGGGCGTCATTCGCCG ATCCCAGTAACTTATGCTGGGGGTGTGTCAACAATGGATGACCTAGAGAGGATAAAGAAAGCAGGCAAAAGTCGAGTAGATGTTACTGTTGGGAGTGCTCTAGATATATTTGGAGGAGATTTGCCATACAAAGACGTTGTCCTTTGGCACAAGAAGCAAAGTTTAGTTGGCCAACTGTGA
- the LOC117847979 gene encoding DNA-directed RNA polymerase II subunit RPB7, which translates to MFFHIVLERNMQLHPRHFGPHLRDKLVSKLIKDVEGTCSGRHGFVVAITGVEDIGKGLIREGTGYVTFPVKYQCVVFRPFKGEILEAVVTMVNKMGFFAEAGPVQIFVSNHLIPDDMEFQSGDVPNYTTSDGSVKIQKESEVRLKIIGTRVDATEIFCIGTIKDDFLGVISDPGAAV; encoded by the exons ATGTTCTTCCACATCGTGCTGGAGCGGAACATGCAGCTCCACCCGCGGCACTTCGGGCCGCACCTCCGGGACAAGCTCGTCTCCAAGCTCATCAAGGACGTCGAGGGCACGTGCAG CGGGCGCCACGGGTTTGTGGTGGCGATCACGGGGGTGGAGGACATCGGCAAGGGGCTCATCCGGGAGGGCACCGGCTACGTCACCTTCCCCGTGAAGTACCAGTGCGTCGTCTTCAGGCCCTTCAAGGGTGAGATCCTCGAGGCCGTCGTCACCATGGTCAATAAG ATGGGCTTCTTCGCAGAGGCTGGGCCGGTGCAGATTTTTGTGTCGAATCAT TTGATTCCTGACGATATGGAGTTCCAATCGGGTGATGTGCCAAACTACACAACTTCTGATGGATCG GTAAAAATTCAGAAGGAGAGTGAGGTGCGGCTGAAGATTATTGGTACTCGTGTTGATGCAACAGAAATT TTTTGCATTGGCACAATAAAAGATGACTTTTTGGGTGTTATCAGTGATCCTGGTGCAGCAGTGTAA